In a single window of the Cucumis melo cultivar AY chromosome 11, USDA_Cmelo_AY_1.0, whole genome shotgun sequence genome:
- the LOC103498400 gene encoding probable carboxylesterase 7, which translates to MENYLAPIISRKALTTHLFYVYQLQLIKIKAIRKRYSFLYWHKIKRLRNFSFNYILLFVCRFFLLSSLLSPMASTEIAHNFSPMIIVYKDGRTERLVGNELIDPSLDPLTGVESKDIIISPETPVSARIYRPKPTAEPHKLPLLIYFHGGGFCIESAFSPTYHNHLNSLVAEANVIAISVEYRRAPEYPLPIAYEDCWTALKWVAAHSAGTGPEEWLNEIADLNRVYFAGDSAGANIANKMAIRVGIEGVAGLNLKGLMLIHPYFWGEKLIGDEEKLKPEDRWFIEKLWYLACPTISGLDDPVVNPEFEPKLGGLAAERVAVYVAEKDSLKDRGWFYSECLKKSGWGGAVEVVETKGQGHVFHLFNPTSDDAVDFVGKLATFINGGSRD; encoded by the coding sequence ATGGAAAACTACTTGGCACCAATAATTTCTCGGAAGGCCCTAACAACTCACCTTTTTTATGTGTACCAATTACAACTCATAAAAATCAAAGCCATAAGAAAGAGATATTCATTTTTATATTGGCATAAAATTAAAAGACTCAGAAATTTCTCTTTCAATTATATCCTCCTCTTCGTCTGCCGCTTCTTTCTCCTTTCATCACTACTCTCTCCCATGGCTTCCACTGAAATTGCCCACAACTTTTCCCCTATGATTATCGTTTATAAAGACGGTCGCACCGAAAGACTCGTCGGCAATGAATTAATCGATCCCTCTCTTGACCCTTTAACAGGCGTTGAGTCCAAAGACATCATCATCTCGCCCGAAACCCCCGTCTCTGCTCGGATTTACAGGCCCAAACCCACCGCAGAACCTCACAAGCTTCCTCTTCTCATTTATTTTCACGGCGGCGGCTTCTGCATCGAATCAGCATTCTCTCCTACCTATCACAACCATCTCAACTCCTTAGTCGCTGAAGCCAACGTCATCGCTATCTCCGTCGAGTACCGGCGAGCTCCGGAATACCCACTTCCGATCGCTTATGAAGATTGCTGGACTGCTTTGAAATGGGTTGCCGCCCACTCGGCTGGAACCGGGCCAGAGGAGTGGTTGAATGAAATTGCAGATTTGAACCGGGTTTATTTCGCCGGAGATAGCGCTGGAGCCAACATCGCTAATAAAATGGCGATCCGGGTCGGAATCGAAGGGGTGGCCGGGTTGAATCTAAAGGGATTGATGTTGATTCATCCTTATTTCTGGGGAGAGAAATTGATCGGAGACGAAGAGAAGCTGAAGCCGGAAGATAGATGGTTTATTGAGAAATTGTGGTATTTGGCTTGTCCTACGATTAGCGGGTTAGATGACCCGGTTGTGAACCCGGAATTTGAACCGAAATTGGGGGGGCTAGCGGCGGAGAGAGTGGCGGTTTATGTGGCAGAGAAGGATTCTCTGAAAGACAGAGGATGGTTTTACAGTGAGTGTTTGAAGAAATCGGGATGGGGCGGCGCTGTCGAGGTGGTGGAGACGAAAGGCCAAGGCCACGTCTTTCATTTGTTCAACCCTACCTCAGACGACGCGGTTGATTTCGTCGGAAAGCTTGCGACCTTCATCAACGGCGGATCCCGAGATTGA